CAAAATCCGTCAAATTTGAGCTAGGCGCGGCTTTATGCTAAGCCTGGCTTTTACCAAAATCTGCAAAAATTGTCACGGCGCAATAAATTTCTACGAAAAATACAATAAAAACACAATATTTTTGGATATAATCAACAAATTTCAACTTAAAGGAAAAAACTAATTGGCTAAAGAAAACGAAGTGTTGCTCAACGAAGATATCAGAGCGAGCGAAGTGAGATGCGTGGGAGACGACGGCACCGCATACGGCGTCATCCCTAGAGTTGAGGCCTTGAAAATCGCCGAGAAAATGGGGCTTGATCTGGTGCTAATCGCACCTGATGCCAAACCTCCCGTTTGCAAAATAATGGACTACGGCAAATTCCGCTACCAGCAGGAAAAAAAGCAAAAAGAGGCCAAGAAAAAGCAAAAAACGATCGAAGTAAAAGAGATCAAGCTCTCCGTCAAAATCGCTCAAAACGACATCAACTACAAAGTCAAGCACGCGCTTGAGTTTCTAGAAGACGGCAAACACGTCAAATTTCGCGTATTTCTAAAAGGCCGCGAGATGAGCAATCCAGAAGCGGGCGTCGCGATGCTACAAAAGGTCTGGGAGATGGTAAAAGACGTCTCCGACCG
This is a stretch of genomic DNA from Campylobacter showae CSUNSWCD. It encodes these proteins:
- the infC gene encoding translation initiation factor IF-3 translates to MAKENEVLLNEDIRASEVRCVGDDGTAYGVIPRVEALKIAEKMGLDLVLIAPDAKPPVCKIMDYGKFRYQQEKKQKEAKKKQKTIEVKEIKLSVKIAQNDINYKVKHALEFLEDGKHVKFRVFLKGREMSNPEAGVAMLQKVWEMVKDVSDRDKEPLLEGRYVNMLVTPKK